The Thermobifida halotolerans sequence CGACATCCCCGACCTGGGGATGATCTACACCTTCCCCGCCTTCCCCGACCCTGACGCCGTGCTCTACCAGAGCTTCCACTCCCAGTTCGTCGGGGCCGGGATGAACTACGGCGGCTACGCCAACCCCGAGGTGGACGAGCTGGTCGAGCGCGCCCAGAGCGCCACCGACGAGGAGCGGCGCTGCGCCGACTACACCGAGGCGCAGTCGATCATCGCCGAGGACCACGCGGCACTGGCCCTGTCCAACCCCCAGTACGTCACGGTCCTCTCCGACGGCGTCGAGGGCTACGCCTACGACGCCGCGCACCACCAGACCGTGGACGTCTACCGGATCAGCAAGGGCTGACCGCGTCCGCCGGTGCGGCGGTCCCGTCCGGACCGCCGCACCGGTCCCGGACCCCGAACACTCCGACACCACGAGGGGAGGCCCGGTGATCGCGTTCCTCGCCCGGCGACTGGGCATGATGGTCCTCGTCCTGACCGGTCTCGTCACGGTCACGTTCCTCATGACCCAGGTGCTGCCCGGAGACCCGGCCCGCGCGGCCGCCGGACGCAACGCCACCGCCGAACAGGTCGAGGCGGTACGGCGGCGCCTGGGCCTCGACGAGCCGGTACCCGCGCAGTTCGCCGACTACGTCGGCCGCGTCCTCCACGGCGACCTGGGCACCTCGGTGTTCACCCAGCGCCCCGTCGTCGACGACATCGCCCAGACCCTGCCGTCATCGATCGAACTCGTCCTGGCCGCCATGGCGGTCAACATCGTTGTCGCCGTCCCACTCGGCGTGCTCTCCGCCTACCGGCGCGGCAGGGCCGCCGACCTCGCCGCCCGACTCGTCGCGCTGCTGGGGGCCGCCGTCCCCGTGTTCTGGCTGGGGCTGATCCTGCAACTGCTGCTGTCCGCGCAGTGGAACCTGCTGCCGCTGACCGGCCACCTCGGCTTCGACTCGGAGGTCCTGCGAAGGACCGGGATGACCACGGTGGACGCCCTGCTCGCGGGAGACCTCGCGGCGTTCGGCGACGCGCTGCGCCACCTGGTGCTGCCCGCCGTGACACTGGCGGCCTCCTACATCGCGGTCGTGACCCGCACCCTGCGCTCCACCATGATCAGCGCGCTCGACGCCGACTACATCACGCTGGCCCGCGCCACCGGGGCCTCGGAGTGGCGGGTGGTGGTCTCGCACGGACTGCGTAACGCGCTCGTGCCCACCAGCACCATCCTCGGCATGCAACTGGGCTGGATGCTCGGCTCCACCGTCCTGGTGGAGTCCATCTTCGGACGCACCGGCATCGGCGCCTACTCGGTGACCGCGGTGCTGCAGAACGACCTCTACGCCGTCATCGGCGCGGTCCTGGTGATCGGGGTGGTCTTCGTGGCCGCC is a genomic window containing:
- a CDS encoding ABC transporter permease; amino-acid sequence: MIAFLARRLGMMVLVLTGLVTVTFLMTQVLPGDPARAAAGRNATAEQVEAVRRRLGLDEPVPAQFADYVGRVLHGDLGTSVFTQRPVVDDIAQTLPSSIELVLAAMAVNIVVAVPLGVLSAYRRGRAADLAARLVALLGAAVPVFWLGLILQLLLSAQWNLLPLTGHLGFDSEVLRRTGMTTVDALLAGDLAAFGDALRHLVLPAVTLAASYIAVVTRTLRSTMISALDADYITLARATGASEWRVVVSHGLRNALVPTSTILGMQLGWMLGSTVLVESIFGRTGIGAYSVTAVLQNDLYAVIGAVLVIGVVFVAANFAVDLVQLWLNPRLRGEGRRARRGGAPATADAGGPA